The window GACCCGGTGGGTAGTGCCCACATAGGGAAATTCTTTACTGCCGGTTTCCGCAATTTTGCTGAAGTCCCCTTTAAAGCGGACGGTTAAAGGCATATTTTGCTGTCTGGAAACAAGATTCTTAACCGGACTTTCAATGGGCTCGTAGTGTTCGGGCAGGGGCCCGTCAACCACTCCCTTAACGGCGAAAAGCCTGGCGTGCTCCTCTTCCAGCATGAGGAAAGGAACGGTTTTATCCGGCGGTACCGGAATCGGCTTGCCATTGGGTTCCGGAGCCGGGTCTGAGGCTTTAAAGTCCGGCACATCCTCGGTAATCCACTGGCCCTGCAGAGCATCCCATTTAATGGGCGCCTTCTTGGGGTTCCAGGGGTTGCCCGCAGCATCCATGGAGCAACGGTTATAAACAATACGGCGGTTAGCCGGCCAAGCAAAGGCGAATTGCGGGAAAAGCCCCAGCCCGCTTTTGTCCTTCAACAGGCGACGCTTGGCAGCCACGGTTTTGGCCTCTTTATCTTCCGCCCAGTAACCGCTGTGTATCCAGCAGCCGCAAGCGGTGGAACCATCGGCGGTCAGCTTGGCAAAGCCCGGCAATACCTGGCCGGTGGCAACGTCATAACCGTTAATTTCCACCGCCACTTGATCAATGTTGGGTTCGTCCTCACCAGGTATGTCATAGTTCCAGACCATGTTCCGGATGGGTTCCGGGAACTTGCCGCCGCTTTGATACTCTTTTTTCACCGCTTTAAACAACCGGTCGGCAATCCAGAGATCGCTCTTGGCTTCACCCGGAGGGTTCACTGCCTTGTAGCGGAACTGCAGCCAACGGCCGCTGTTAATGACCGTGCCTTCTTTTTCATAGGACATGGCTGCCGGGAAGAAGAATACCTCGGTTTGAATCTTGGCGGGATCCGCTTCCGGCCGGTGCCAGAAAGCCGCGGTCTCGGTTTCAAACAAGTCCACTGCAACCAGCCAGTCCAGTTTTTCCATGGCTTTGCGGCCCTGGAAGGCGGACGGTCCGCCCACTGCGGGATTCTGGCCCCAGGCGATCATGCCCTTGATATTTCCCTGGGACATTTCCGAGAAAATACCCATATGGGAACGCTCCTTGCCGTCGTGCTTGGGCACCCAATCGAAACAAAAATCGTTTTCTTTAGTGGCTTTATTACCATACCAGGCCTTTAACATGCTGATCAAAAATTTTCCCCGGTTGGACCAGAAGCTGGTTTTGGGGACATCTTTGTCCAGATAATCCTGCAGCTTGGTATGTTTACTGGCATAAATCATCGGGTTATAGCCGGGCAGCAGGTGGTTCAACATGGCAAAATCGGTGGAACCCTGAACATTGGATTCACCCCGTTGGGCATTTACACCGCCCCCGGGAATTCCGATATTGCCCAGCAGCAACTGCAGAACGCAAAGAACCCGGCAGTTTTGGGAACCATAGGTATGCTGGGTAATGCCCATGGCATAAATCACATTGCCGGCTTTGTCCGGTTTCCCGGTGGAAGCAAACAACTGGCAGGCCTTTTGGAAAGTCTCTTCCGGCATACCGGTAATCTTGCAAACGGTCTTCATATCATAACGGCTGACATGCTTTTTCAGGATTTGAAAAACGCAGTTGGGATCCTGCAAGGTGGGGTCCTTTTTAATGTTTTCTTTCTTCAGGCCGTCCTTGGCCAGGTCCCCTCCCTCCATCTGGTACATCCAGGTATCTAATTTATAACTCTTTTTGCCATTGGTTTCCACAAGGCCCGAAAAAACACCCTCTTCAAACTTGTATTCCGGGTTCACCAAATAGCTGGCATTGGTATAATTCAGCACATAATCCTTAAAATACAGATCCTTTTCAATTATATAGTTAATCATTCCGTTAATAAAAGCAATGTCGGTACCGGGACGCAGGCGGGCGTGGATATCGCTCAGACCGGCCGATTTGGTCAGTCTGGGATCCGCAACAATCAGCTTAGCCCCCTTGTCCTTAGCCTTCATAATCCATTTCATGGCCTGCGGGTGGTTTTCCGCAGAGTTGGAACCAATCATTAAAAATACATCGGTATTTTTAAAATCAATGAAATGGTTGGTCATAACACCCCGTCCAAAAGAAGCAGCCAGACCGGCTACCGTGGAGGAGTGTCAGAGACGGGCGTGGTGCTCAATATTCAGGAGCCCCCAGGATCGAAACATTTTGTGCAGCAGGTAGTTTTCTTCATTATCCAGGGAGGCGCTGCCAAAGGTAGCGATGCCCGTGGACCGGTTCACCACAACACCCTTTTCATCCCTTTCCTGAAAGGACTCGTCCCGGGTTTTTTTCACCCGCTTGGCAACCTCCGAAAGGGCCCAATCCCAGTCTTTTTCTACCCATTCGGTAGAACCGGGGGCCCTGTAGAGAGGCTTGGTCACCCGCAGTCTGTTGATAACGCGGTCGCCTTTCTTTTCAATGGTATTGTAGGTGTCAATAATAGCATTGCCTTTGGAGCAAATGGAGCCTTCATTAATGGGGTGATCCGGGTCTCCTTCACAATAAACAATCTTGTTGTCACTGTTGGAGTATAGAATAATCCCGCAACCACAGCCGCAAAAGGCACAAACGGTATAGGTTTCTTTTACCCTTCTGATTTTAGAGGGTAATTTCTCTCCGGAGAATTTCTCGTGGGACTCTTCCGCCAAAGCAGGCTGGGCCAACAAAGTTAGGCCCGCAGTCCCCAAGCTAATATTTTTTAAAAAATCGCGCCTGTTCATTTTCCTCATGTAACTTTAACCCCCTCGGTTTACCGGGTTTCTTTCTAACCGGGTTAAGATGGTTTCTCTGTAGGTTCTTCTTTGGTAGCTTGAGCAGCTTTCTCTCTTTTCTCTTCCTGCTCAAAGGTTCCCGAGGTTGCCCGTCTGAACTCGTTTATGGTTTTACCCATTGCTTTGCCCACTTCCGGCAGTTTCCCGGGCCCAAAAATGATTAAGACCACAATCAAGATTAACAGTAGATGTGTTGGTTGAAATAGTCCCTCGAAGAAGATATTCACTCCCCTTTCTAAAAAATTTTATTTTCACTTGGCTTGGTGAAAGTTAGCACAGAGCTGCCAAGTGATTTATAAATGAATCATGTCTTCATTATGCCAAAGAACCCGCTAGCTTGGCAACTGTTATATATTCTTAATTTCAGAAAATTTAAATAAAAACCTTGTATTTCTTGGAAAATCTTCTTATTATAAAAGTTTGTACCAATTGTTCACAAATCGGTATGCCCCAGAGATTCTTTTTTACCCTCCTTTGCAAAAATTTATACTCCAAGTATAATGATAGTATATTTTTCAGGCAAATTAAAAATACAGGTTGGCCGGTGGATGGTTATCTGCCTTAAATTATGAACATTGTTAAGTTCAAGCTTAACTTATCTTAATATTTTTATTATTATGGACTTTTTTCACGAATGAAATTTTCACTACATAATTTGAATAAACATCCCGTTGAAAGACGTGACAAATATGTATAAAAAAGAACGGTATTCAGCGGTTATCCTGGCCGGTGGCAAAAGCAGCCGCATGAAAACCAACAAAGCCATGTTAAATCTGCACGGTAAATCCCTTTTACAAATTATTGTGGATCAATTGACTCCCTTTTTTGAAGAAATTCTGCTTATCAGTAATGACCCGGACTACTATCGGCAGTTTGGGTTGCCCATCTATGGCGATCTCTTTGCCAACCGTGGACCGCTGGCGGGAATCCATGCAGGCCTTGAACACATCAGCGGTAAAGGGGCCTTTTTTATTGCCTGCGACATGCCCTTTTTCAGCCCCCTCCTGGCCGGTGAACTTTTAGCAGAACTGGGCCAATATCAGGTGGTTGTCCCCCAAAAGGGCCGTTTTTTGCAGCCTCTTCACGCTGCTTACCGCAAGGACTGCCTTCCCTTCATCGAACAAACCCTTTATTCGGAGCGTGCTAAAATCATTTCCTTTTTTGATTTGGTCCAGGTAAAGTATTATGATATGAATCAACACCCGGAGTATAACTGGGACAGAATCTTTTTTAACGTCAATACTCCGGAGGAATATCGGTCCGCCCTGTTATTAAAAGAACAGGGATAAAAAACAATAGAACGCCGATTTTCGCGGATTTAACAGATTTACACGGATTTTTTACTTCTTTTATACAATAACTCTGGGGAAATTGTAATTAAAAATTAAAATCCACGTAAATCCGTATCATCCGTTAACTCCGTGTGCTATTCTTTTTGGATTTAAAAGGGGCTGTTTGCACTAAGCTTCTCGCTTTTCATGTGCAACAGCCCCTACTGGTTTTATTCCCGGCCGGTCTTTTTCCTGTCCGGCTTTCGAGCAGGTTCCGGCGCGGCCTGCCGGACCTTGTTCAAAGGGTGAAAGATGGCCGGACGGATATTTCTTACAGACACCGGGGTACGGATCAAAACCGCCAGCATTTCTTTGGCGTTAAAGGGGATTAAGGGCCACAGATAGGGAACTCCCAGGGAACGGGTGCGCATGAGATAAACCAGCACCAACAGCACGCCCACAATTAAACCGGGCAGGCGGAAAGCCGCTGTGATCAGAAGCAGGAAAAGCCTTACAATGCGGACGGCCCAACTCATTTCATAGCTGGGAATTAAAAAGGTCGCCACCGCCGCAATGGCTGTGTACATGACCACTTCGGAATTAAACAACCCCACCGCCACCGCCATATCGCCCACCAGCAGGGCGGCAATAATGCCGGTGGCCGTGGCCAGGGCCGAAGGCGTATGGATGGTGGCCAGCCGGATCATGTCAATGGCCAGTTCCGCCAGGACAAATTGGCCGATCAGCGGGATTTTACCCGGTTTATTGGGTCCGATAAACTGTAAGGCCGGAGGCAGTAATTCCGGCTGGACGGCGGCCAGAAACCATAGAGGCAATAAGAACAAAGCGATGGCCAGGCCAAGATAACGCACCCAGCGGACATAGATGCCCACCGGAGGACCCTGCCGGTATTCCTCGGCTGCCTGGAAATGATCCCAGAGAGTGCAGGGGGTAATGATAATGCTGGGGGAAGTGTCCACCATCACCAGGATACGCCCCTCCAGCAAGTGGGCTGCCGCCACATCGGGCCGTTCGGTGAAACGCACCTTGGGAAACAAATTACCGTATTTGCCCGGTTGGATCAGTTCCTCCACCGCTTTTTCCGCCATGGGAATACCGTCAATTTTTACTTTTTGTAAATTATCCTTTACCTTCTGCACTAAATCCGGGTTGGCAATATCGGAAATGTAGGAGATGACCACATCGGTTTTGGACCGGGTACCCACCTGCATGACCTCATTGCGCAGCCGGGGGTCCCTGAGGCGTCTGCGGAGGAGCAGGCAGTTTTGGACCAGGGTTTCCACAAAACCATCCCGGGAACCCCGCACCACCTTCTCCAGATCCGGTTCCTGAGGAGCCCTGGCCGGATATTGGCGCAGGTCAATGACCAAGGCCTGCTCTTCACCGTCGATGAGCATGGCCAAAGGCCCGCTGAGCACCCCGTCAATGACCTTCTCCAGGCTGTCCACCGCTTCCACCTGAATATGATTGATATGTTCATGAAACAATTTTTTCAGGCTGTTGGGAGTGACTTCTCCCCGTCTTAATTCATCCAAATTCCGTAGTATCAGGGACATGACCTCGTCCTTGACAAAGCCGTTGACAAAATACATGGCGATGTCTTTGCCGGCCACATTAAATTGTCTTAAAACAATATCAAAACTCTTTCCGTACCCCAGTACGTCGTTGAGGTATTCCATATTCCGATTCAGGCTGGAATACACTTTAGGGGCTTTCTCCAGTACTTCCGGCATTAAAACCACTCCTGTTGATAATTTCTAATAAAGCCCGGGTGGTAACCTTGGCCCCGTAATGGTAATCATCGGCGCCGTTCATTTTTCCGATGTCCCCGATTCCCACCACCACCGGAACCTCCAAATCATTGAGAATTTCCACCGTATCTCCCTGGATTTCTTTCTTCCGCATAAACTTGCCGAATTTATTGACCGAGCCCTTGAGCACCTGTCCCTCACTGGTTACCGATACATCCACTCTGGCCCCGTCCGGGGTATAGCTGTTGGAAGCCACGGCCAGCACCCCTAGAATATTGATCTCGGGATGGTTGTACACTTCCAGCAGGGCCTTTTCTCCCAGTCCCTGGCCTTCCGCTCCCTTGTCGTCAAACATCACCACCACCGGATCATGCACGGCGGATTTAATCAGTTCCACCAACTGGCTGCCGGTGAGGAAGGTAGGATTTCCCGCGGACATGGAGATGCACCTTGCTCCCACATTCCTGGCCGCTACCTCCAGAGCCCGGCGGGCAATCAGGTCTCCATCGGTCACCAGGATTACATTGCGCTTTTCCATTCCGGCACCCTATCCTTTAGGCCTAAAAACCAGGGCGGCCAGATAGCCAAAGACCACCGCCGCGGTAATTCCACCCGCCGCAGCGCTCAGGGCACCCTTAAAGGCTCCTAAAAATCCGTCTTTCCGCACTTCCTCAATGGCGCCTTGGGCCAGCAGATGGCCAAAGCCGCTTAAAGGTACGGTGGCGCCTGCTCCGGCAAAATCCACCAGGGGCTGGTAGAAGCCCAGGGCGCTGAATATGGCGCCGGTGGTAACAAACCCGACCAGGATATGGCCCGGAGTGATCTTATAACTGGTCAGATCCATCAGTAATTGCCCAATCACACAAATGGCTCCGCCCACTAGAAAAGCTTTCATCAGCATTTTCCACCCCTCCTTAATTTGCCTGCACGACCACCCCATGACCGATTCCCGGAATACTTTCCCCCTGCTGGCAACTGCAGGGGGACAATAAAGCGCCGGTTCCTAAACCAAAGAAATTTTTTAATCTTCCTGCTTTCATTTCCTTTAATAAATAACCGCAGGTTACCGTAGCTGAACAAGCGCACCCGCTTCCCCCGGCATGGGTATCCTGGCTTTCATCAAAAATCAGCACGCCACAGTCCTGATAATTTGTCCCAAGTACAATTCCCTGCTGCTCCGCCAACCGGATGACCAGTTCCCGCCCATATTTGCCCAAATCACCGGTAATGATTAATTCGTAAGTTTCCGGCGGTTGGTCTATGTCTTTCAGGTGCCGGACAATGGTATCCGCCGCTGCCGGAGCCATGGCAGCTCCCATATTGTTGGGATCTCCTTCTCCGTAGTCCACCACTCTGCCGATAATGGCGTGGGTTACCCTGGGACCCTGGCCGGTTTTCCCCAGCACCACGGCGCCGGACCCGGTTACCGTCCACTGGGCGGACATGGGTCGCTGTACCCCCTGCTCGGTGGGAAAGCGGTACTGTCTTTCCGCCGTGGCATAATGGCTGCAGGCACCTAACAATACGTACCGGGCAAAACCCCCGTCAATGAGCATGCTGCCCAGCGCCAAACCCTCGTACATGGTGGAGCAGGCCCCGTACAATCCCATAAAGGGGATGCCCAGGCTCCTGGCTGTAAAATTGGCGGCAATAATCTGGTTGCTGAGATCCCCGGCCAGTAAAAAATCCATGTCCGCCGGCTTTAACCCGGCTTTGGACAGGGCCAGTTCCATGGTCTCCTGCAAAATTTTTTGTTCCGCCTTCTCCCAGGTTTTTTCCCCGTAGTACATGTCGCCGGCAATCCGATCAAAATAATCCTTCAGGGGCCCTTCCCCTTCCTTGGGCCCTACAATGGAAGCAGCAGACAGAATCACCGGCGGATTGGCAAAGGCAATGGTTTGTCTGCCAATTTTTTTTGCAGCCCCGATACCGCTCTCCCTCCTTTATAATGAGATAATGTATGAAATCATTCCCGCCACCCAGGCTGTGACAATCCCAAAGACCAGCACCGGTCCGGCAATGGTAAACAATCTGGCCCCAACGCCAAAAACCATGCCCTCGCTGCGAAACTCCATGGCCGGTGCAACCATGGAATTGGCAAAACCCGTAATGGGAACAATGGTTCCTGCCCCGGCATATTTGGCAATTTCATCATAAAGGCCCAGGCCGGTTAAAAAAGCAGCCACAAACACCAGAACCGCTGAAGTGGCCAAACCCGCATCCTGCAGCCCCAGTCCCCGGCCTGTAAAAAAATCCGTTAAAAGCTGTCCGCCGGCACAGATGGCGCCCCCAAATAAAAAGGCCAGAACTACATTTTTAAGCAGCGTGGGTTTGGGATTAACCTCCTGAACCAGTTTTTGATATTCTTTTTGATTCATCTCCGATGGATCAAAGGAATGAATTTTATCCATGTCATCCCTCCCTTCGCCTGGAATCCTAAAGTTATTATTTGTGCCCAGAAGTCTTTTATTCTTTAAACCCAATATAAAAATCCGGCCTAAGCCGGATTTTAACTCCCCGTTGGGGTTAGCAATTCTTTTAATTTTCGCAGGGCCTGCCGTTCCAGCCGGGATACTTGAACCTGGGAAAGTCCCAGGCGAAGGGCTACTTCGGACTGGGTTTTATCTTCAAAAAACCTCCATAAAATAATCTGCCGGTCCCTCTCGGGAAGTTCAACCAGCAACTGCTTTACGGCCAGTTTTTCCAGCCAGGGAGAATCGCCGTCTTCTTCACTGCTTAACTGATCCAGAATATAAATGGGGTCCCCGTCATCCTGGTGCAGGGTCTCATAAATGGAGGTGGGGGTCTGGGCGGCCTCCAGAGCGCTCACCACTTCTTCCCGGCAGAAGCCCAGTTCCTTGGCGATCTCATTAATGGAAGGGTCCCTGCCCAGCCTGGCGGTTAAACGATCCCGGGCCTGCTGTATTTTATAAGCGGTTTCCTTCAGGGAGCGGCTTACCTTCACGGGATTATCGTCCCTGAGAAAACGTCTGATTTCTCCTATAATCATGGGCACCGCGTAGGTTGAAAATTTTACATCATAAGACAAATCAAACTTATCAATGGCTTTCATCAGCCCGATACAGCCGATCTGGAACAAATCTTCCAGCTCGTAACCCCGGTTGTTAAATCGCTGTACCAGGTTAAACACCAGCTTTAAATTACAGTTTACCAGTCTTTCCCTGGCATCTGCATCTCCGGCCTGGGCCTTTTTAAGCAGACTCCTCATTTCCTTGTCGCTCAGCAGGGGAAACCGGGGCAGATTCATTTCCAAAAGCCTTGTGGAACTCATTGGCAACCCGCCTCTACTAATTTGCCCTGGCTCTGGCACCCCGAATACCAATATTTTTAAACATGGTAATGGTTGTGCCCACTCCTTTTTGGGATTCAACATTGATACGATCACTAAATGACTGCATAAAAACAAAGCCAAGGCCCATTCTCTCCGGATCGGTAGAGAAGGCGGGCTGCATGGCCAGTTTAATATCCGCAATGCCGTTGCCGCAGTCCTTGATCTGAATCTCCAGGCCCTCTTTATAAATGGTAACGGTCAGATAAACAATTTTATCCGGCTTGTTCCTGTAGCCGTGGATAATGGCGTTTCCAACAGCCTCGGAAACCGCTACTTTAATTTCTTCCAACTCAGGCAGGGTACAATCCAGTTGCGAAGCAAAGGCAGCCACCGCCACCCGGGCAAAGGCCACATTTTCCGGAATGCTGTAGAATTCTAAGGAAAAACGATTAAGCACCTGCACCTGTATCACTCCTTTAGACAATCTTACTAAGAGCCTTGGCTTCGTCCGGAAAGTCCTCCATAATTTGCAGCAGCCCGGACAACTCCAAAACTCTTTTAACGGGGGGCTGGGCTCCCACCAGGACGACTTTGCCTCCCTGTTGCGTCAATCGTTTGTAGCGCCCCAGGATCACTCCCAAACCGGAACTATCCATGAAGGTAACCCGGGACAGGTTTATAATCAGGTGCCGGATTTTTCCCTGAAACAGCTCTTTATCCAGGGTCAGCCGCAGCTTGTCCGCTACGCCCAGATCCAATTCTCCCCCCAGGCGAACCACTAACGTATCCTGCCTGTGTTCCATATCCAACTGCATGGTCGGTAAGCCTCCCCCTTGTCTTGTGTTCCTAATGGGTTCTACCCAAAGCCTTTCTTTTCCTGCTAAATTTTTCCAGAATTAATGTCGAAAAAGCAGCCGCCCGGAAGACGGCTGCTGTGCTTTCGTATTTTTAATCCATACCATAAACCCGGTCTAACACTTTATTAAACAGTCTAAAGGCCGAAGCTTTCTGAACCTCTTTCTGGGCCACCAAATTCACTTTTAGAACTTCCTGACCGTCTTTCATAACCAAATATTGACCGATCACCTGACCCTTTTTAACCGGCGCCTCAATTTTATCCGGCAGTTGAACTTTTCCCTGAACGGTTTTCTCCTGCCCCTTGAGCACCACTAAGCCTACAGGATCGGCAGTAGCAATTTTCAGCTTTTCCACTTCACCTTTGTCCACGGCGATTTCTCCAATTACCTGACCGGCTTCCGCCAGATTCACTGCCTTATATTTGGCAAATCCATAATTAAACAATTTAATGGTTTCCTGAAAATGAGTTCTCGGCATGGGGCAACCCAGCACCACCGAGACTAAACGCAGTCCATCCTTTTTAGCCGAAGCGGCCAGACAATATTTGGCCTCATTGGTCCATCCGGTCTTTCCGGCATCGGCACCGGGATACCATTTTAACAGTTTATTGGTATTCCACAATTTGAAATCGCCGCCCCGGAGGTCATGCTCATAAATGGAGGAGACTTCCCGGAACAAGGGATAGCGCAAACACTGGCGCAGTACCTGGGCCATATCATAGGCCGAAGTATAATGATTTTCCACCGGCAGTCCGGTGGGGTTAGAGAAATGGGTGTTCTTCAAGCCCAATTCCTGGGCTTTTTGATTCATCAACTCTACAAAGGCTTCTTCAGACCCAGCGATGGCTTCAGACATGGCTACGCTGGCATCATTGGCGGAGCCGGTGGCAATGGAAATCAGCATTTCCTTCATAGGAAGCTCTTCCCCGGGCTCCAGAAAAATTTGAGACCCGCCCATACTGGCGGCATGTTCACTGGTGACAATTTTATCGGTGGTTTTGATTTTCCCCTGGGCCTCTGCTTCACAAATTAAAAGCATGGTCATCAGTTTGGTTACACTGGCCATGGGACGGGACGAATGCATGTCTTTATCCAGCAGAATCTGCCCGGAGCTATAGTCCATTAATACGGCTGTTTCCGCGGTGGTCTCCAATGGAAAACTTTTCTTCTCTTCCCCGGCAGCTTCCGGAGCCGGTTTAGGTCCATTAAGATCGGGAGCCTGCTGGCCGGCCGGTGGCTTTTGAGTTTCCGGTGCGGCCAGGGCCGACGGCAGGCAAACTGTAAAGGCCAGTGATAAACAAAGTAAAATAAATACAGTGGATTTAATCCTCGGTTTCATTTTGTTTCCCCCTCTGGTTCTCTTTTCAACTCTCCTTTTATTTTTTGCTTTCAGGACTGATCTATGCTGAATAACCGAAGGGATTTTCTGGTAACCAAGATTAATCACTAAAAAAATAGATTTATAATAAAGGACTTTATAATATTATGCAGAAAAATTTTATTTAGCATTGAAAATGGAGTCATTATTTTCCTCCAAAATTTTGTCGTCGATCGGAGGTAGTGCAAAAATCCCCGGGGATCGACGACAATTTGAAAAAGTAGAGCCCTTATGGTTAAAGGGTTTTACAAAATCAGGGAACCCAATAGACATGTTCGCCATTTTAACATGTCTTTAAATTAGCCCCCTCCCACGGGTTTTTAGCCTACCTATAAGGGATTGAAACGAGGGAGAACACAATGGACTGGAGCGGACAGAAAAGTTTTTAGCCTACCTATAAGGGATTGAAACTCCGTTCCTAAACAACATAGGTCTTCCTTTTTTAATGCGTTTTTAGCCTACCTATAAGGGATTGAAACTCTTCTCCAATCGCTCCATTTCTTTTTCTAACTCCGTTTTTAGCCTACCTATAAGGGATTGAAACAGACGGGAACCATCGAATAGAGTAGCATCTACCGCCGGGGTTTTTAGCCTACCTATAAGGGATTGAAACGCTGTTCATCAGTTAGGGTATTGAGAGCTGCGATTTCCGTTTTTAGCCTACCTATAAGGGATTGAAACTTGCTTAAACTGGATGAAAAAACAGGGTCTATTGAGTTTTTAGCCTACCTATAAGGGATTGAAACCAGATGTCATATCCGACTATGTCAGACCACCCAAAACGTTTTTAGCCTACCTATAAGGGATTGAAACCAGTCAAATCAAACTCCACCACATCATCAAACTTTCCGTTTTTAGCCTACCTATAAGGGATTGAAACTTGTTTCGCCAACCACGTACTGGAAACGAGCATCGTGGGTTTTTAGCCTACCTATAAGGGATTGAAACTCCGAGGCGGGAAGCTATATGGTACGTCAATCAGAGTTTTTAGCCTACCTATAAGGGATTGAAACCTAGATCGTCCTCATCGTCTGTGGCATCAATTTCAGTTTTTAGCCTACCTATAAGGGATTGAAACATGGTTATGTTTATATCGA is drawn from Desulforamulus ruminis DSM 2154 and contains these coding sequences:
- the spoIIAB gene encoding anti-sigma F factor — translated: MQVLNRFSLEFYSIPENVAFARVAVAAFASQLDCTLPELEEIKVAVSEAVGNAIIHGYRNKPDKIVYLTVTIYKEGLEIQIKDCGNGIADIKLAMQPAFSTDPERMGLGFVFMQSFSDRINVESQKGVGTTITMFKNIGIRGARARAN
- the spoIIAA gene encoding anti-sigma F factor antagonist; the encoded protein is MQLDMEHRQDTLVVRLGGELDLGVADKLRLTLDKELFQGKIRHLIINLSRVTFMDSSGLGVILGRYKRLTQQGGKVVLVGAQPPVKRVLELSGLLQIMEDFPDEAKALSKIV
- a CDS encoding D-alanyl-D-alanine carboxypeptidase family protein — protein: MKPRIKSTVFILLCLSLAFTVCLPSALAAPETQKPPAGQQAPDLNGPKPAPEAAGEEKKSFPLETTAETAVLMDYSSGQILLDKDMHSSRPMASVTKLMTMLLICEAEAQGKIKTTDKIVTSEHAASMGGSQIFLEPGEELPMKEMLISIATGSANDASVAMSEAIAGSEEAFVELMNQKAQELGLKNTHFSNPTGLPVENHYTSAYDMAQVLRQCLRYPLFREVSSIYEHDLRGGDFKLWNTNKLLKWYPGADAGKTGWTNEAKYCLAASAKKDGLRLVSVVLGCPMPRTHFQETIKLFNYGFAKYKAVNLAEAGQVIGEIAVDKGEVEKLKIATADPVGLVVLKGQEKTVQGKVQLPDKIEAPVKKGQVIGQYLVMKDGQEVLKVNLVAQKEVQKASAFRLFNKVLDRVYGMD